The Parcubacteria group bacterium genome has a window encoding:
- a CDS encoding LCP family protein: protein MTSRQSVDNNPVAKKRSKKKVVIAIAVAVLLLGGCAFAANTVLNKVAPNSNILRSLVKNLPLVEDRLDGESDGRINIVLLGMRGKGVTGGGTLADTIMVLSIRIAENAEGNKEYKASMISVPRDLYVTIPGTTTNTKINGVYAYGEEKGKGRGMEAMKQILQDISGQPMQYAVEINFEGFKQVVDALGGVEVNLAQDFIEPVQFHEAKVCDPNVFTVKSGQYETKIDKDHGGKIVAQYPLCYNAHEECGGVFKVPAGVSILDGERALCYVRARYTSSDFDRARRQQEVIGQIKQKALSMGVLTDFGKVQGIYSALSDNVNTDMELWEMQRFFDLYKKMGDDVVITHKVLDNSEEGLLYSHEGDERGYILIPRGDTYDRIRELFANII from the coding sequence ATGACGTCGCGACAATCTGTCGATAATAATCCTGTGGCAAAAAAGAGAAGCAAGAAAAAGGTTGTAATTGCTATAGCTGTTGCTGTGCTTTTATTAGGTGGGTGCGCATTCGCTGCAAACACAGTACTTAACAAGGTTGCGCCAAATAGCAATATTTTGAGGAGTTTGGTCAAAAATTTACCTTTGGTGGAAGATAGATTGGATGGCGAGTCTGATGGACGCATCAACATCGTTCTTTTAGGCATGCGTGGCAAAGGTGTCACGGGCGGGGGCACGCTTGCTGATACGATCATGGTGTTGAGTATTCGTATCGCAGAAAATGCAGAAGGAAATAAAGAATACAAAGCATCAATGATCTCAGTGCCACGTGATCTTTATGTGACGATTCCCGGCACAACAACCAACACGAAGATCAATGGTGTGTATGCATATGGAGAAGAGAAAGGAAAGGGTCGGGGCATGGAGGCGATGAAGCAGATATTGCAGGATATTTCCGGTCAGCCGATGCAATATGCAGTGGAAATCAATTTTGAAGGGTTCAAGCAGGTTGTTGATGCGCTTGGTGGCGTGGAAGTGAATCTCGCACAAGACTTTATCGAGCCGGTGCAATTTCATGAGGCTAAAGTGTGTGATCCAAATGTGTTTACGGTGAAAAGCGGACAATATGAGACAAAGATCGATAAGGATCATGGAGGTAAGATTGTAGCGCAATATCCGCTTTGTTACAATGCACATGAAGAATGTGGTGGAGTGTTCAAGGTGCCGGCCGGCGTGTCTATTCTCGATGGAGAAAGAGCGTTATGTTATGTACGCGCACGCTATACATCCAGTGATTTTGATCGCGCGCGTCGTCAGCAGGAAGTGATCGGTCAGATCAAACAGAAAGCTCTTTCTATGGGTGTATTGACTGATTTTGGCAAAGTACAAGGAATCTATAGTGCCTTGAGTGATAATGTCAATACGGATATGGAACTCTGGGAGATGCAACGATTTTTTGATCTGTATAAAAAGATGGGTGACGATGTGGTGATCACACACAAGGTCTTGGATAACTCGGAAGAAGGATTGTTATATTCTCATGAAGGCGATGAGCGTGGATACATTTTGATTCCGCGCGGTGATACATATGATCGCATCCGAGAATTATTTGCAAACATTATCTAG
- a CDS encoding glycosyltransferase family 2 protein produces the protein MPKVSIAVQSYKNPEMLSLCLRSVREHCAQIDYELIVADCATEEVTIAMMREDFPEATFIPHEENVGFGAMVNACIDHAQGEYIFFINPDTILETETVPRLITFMDAHAQVALCGPRQKNFNGKIENTRFRFYQPMTIVYRRTFLKKFAFAKKHLAHFEMKDVERNEPYPVEWVIGSAMFVRRSAMEEVGKMDSRFFMYMEDVDWCRRFWEKGYVVCYNPQVTMYHFYGKGSAKGGFFRGLLFNRLTWIHIASGIKYFRKYRNRPLPDIAQKI, from the coding sequence ATGCCAAAAGTTTCTATTGCTGTACAAAGTTACAAAAATCCCGAGATGCTCTCGTTGTGTTTGCGTTCTGTTCGTGAACATTGCGCGCAGATCGATTACGAGCTTATTGTTGCGGATTGTGCAACGGAAGAGGTGACGATCGCGATGATGCGTGAGGATTTCCCCGAGGCAACATTCATTCCGCATGAGGAGAATGTCGGTTTTGGTGCAATGGTCAATGCGTGTATTGATCATGCACAAGGAGAATATATTTTCTTTATCAACCCGGACACGATCTTGGAGACGGAAACTGTTCCGCGGCTGATCACATTTATGGATGCGCATGCACAAGTTGCATTGTGTGGTCCGCGACAAAAGAATTTCAATGGAAAAATAGAAAATACACGGTTTCGGTTTTATCAACCGATGACGATCGTTTATCGGCGTACGTTTCTCAAAAAGTTTGCATTTGCCAAAAAACATCTTGCACACTTTGAGATGAAAGATGTTGAGCGAAATGAACCATATCCTGTGGAATGGGTGATTGGCAGTGCGATGTTCGTGCGTCGCAGTGCGATGGAAGAGGTTGGCAAGATGGACTCGCGGTTTTTTATGTATATGGAGGATGTGGATTGGTGTCGACGATTTTGGGAGAAGGGGTATGTCGTGTGCTATAATCCACAAGTGACGATGTATCATTTCTATGGTAAGGGTAGTGCAAAAGGCGGATTTTTTAGAGGATTGCTTTTTAATCGCTTGACGTGGATTCATATCGCAAGTGGGATCAAATATTTTCGTAAATATCGCAATCGTCCGTTACCGGATATTGCACAAAAAATTTAA
- a CDS encoding O-antigen ligase family protein, whose amino-acid sequence MKSLLENTKILAVVTALFGVCMIMIGRADFFASMPLFVVGGVFCVAVGIAIFRPAFGFALFISALPFEIISVLPENVGLSVRPYQLLGVALCCAILWIYVRRDVTITDVRASIMDFLVGIFLLVSFMTVRWAVDPSLALQQTIILASFVVLYFVSRFFVTDVHRVIAVLPIIVVSGGVMSVYAIVQNILFLQGGDHQEFMPGRPNAFFAEPDWLGVYFVFVFAACIAYLYYNAHHKHVWRFFDVSLWSVTTTVAVAMILTVARSAWVGVASVSAVYLLVVFLSRKYKMFARHALWLGSVAVVSMGVVLYAPVTNFELDNRIQSTTTGLQEITVSCTQESAGAQLSAQKEIDDVAELSAYGCRHIDLEEIEKEKMTGHTVVKVLRNDPNVAVRAKTYDHVIQLVRARPFTGYGWGSSGDLLGNDEQGTPLNASNIFLETALSIGVIGLGVLVLFFGAIGVRALHVMYCAHDEVTRSVAVFSVIGLVAIIVPNLFNAGLFLGFVWVYFALVAPLFKKI is encoded by the coding sequence ATGAAAAGTCTTTTGGAGAATACGAAGATACTTGCTGTGGTCACTGCACTTTTTGGTGTGTGTATGATCATGATTGGTCGTGCGGATTTTTTTGCCTCGATGCCACTTTTTGTTGTGGGTGGCGTTTTTTGCGTTGCAGTCGGCATTGCTATTTTTCGTCCGGCATTTGGCTTTGCGTTGTTTATTTCTGCATTGCCTTTTGAGATCATAAGCGTCTTGCCCGAGAATGTCGGATTGTCTGTCCGTCCGTATCAACTATTGGGTGTGGCATTGTGCTGTGCGATCCTGTGGATCTATGTGCGCAGAGATGTGACTATTACGGATGTGCGAGCATCCATTATGGATTTTTTGGTCGGTATTTTTCTTTTAGTGAGTTTTATGACTGTGCGATGGGCTGTCGATCCGTCGCTGGCATTGCAACAGACGATCATTCTTGCGTCTTTTGTTGTGTTGTATTTTGTGTCGCGATTTTTCGTCACGGATGTGCATCGAGTGATTGCGGTCTTGCCGATCATTGTTGTAAGCGGAGGTGTAATGAGTGTCTATGCGATCGTACAAAATATTCTTTTTTTGCAAGGAGGCGATCATCAAGAATTTATGCCGGGACGTCCAAATGCGTTTTTTGCGGAGCCGGATTGGCTGGGAGTATATTTCGTCTTTGTCTTTGCGGCATGCATTGCATACCTTTATTACAACGCGCATCACAAACATGTGTGGCGGTTTTTCGATGTGTCTTTGTGGAGCGTAACGACTACAGTTGCGGTTGCGATGATCCTGACGGTTGCGCGGAGTGCATGGGTGGGCGTTGCGTCTGTGAGTGCTGTATATTTGCTCGTTGTTTTTCTCTCGCGGAAGTATAAAATGTTTGCACGGCATGCTCTGTGGCTTGGGAGTGTCGCGGTTGTCAGCATGGGGGTCGTGCTGTATGCACCTGTGACGAATTTTGAATTGGACAATCGTATCCAAAGCACAACTACGGGATTGCAAGAAATTACCGTGTCATGCACACAAGAGAGTGCGGGTGCACAACTCAGTGCACAAAAAGAAATTGATGATGTTGCGGAACTTTCTGCATATGGCTGTCGTCATATTGATCTCGAAGAAATTGAGAAGGAAAAAATGACGGGGCATACGGTTGTAAAGGTTTTGCGCAATGATCCCAATGTCGCTGTGCGTGCAAAGACTTATGATCATGTGATCCAGCTTGTCCGTGCGCGTCCGTTTACCGGTTATGGGTGGGGGAGCAGCGGTGATTTGCTTGGCAATGATGAACAGGGCACACCACTCAATGCGAGTAATATCTTTTTGGAGACGGCGTTGTCGATCGGTGTGATCGGTCTGGGAGTGTTGGTATTGTTTTTTGGTGCAATTGGTGTCCGTGCGCTTCATGTGATGTATTGCGCGCATGATGAAGTGACGCGGAGCGTGGCTGTGTTTAGCGTGATCGGACTTGTGGCGATCATCGTACCAAATCTTTTTAATGCGGGATTGTTTTTGGGTTTTGTGTGGGTGTATTTTGCACTGGTTGCACCTTTGTTCAAAAAGATATAA
- a CDS encoding glycosyltransferase family 1 protein, producing MKIAIDIRNIGKGRTGDEVVFFELVRHLAQIDAQNEYHLLIDMRADDALRRIETQLDITGKENFQLVPCGTGNKFVWNAITASRYCRRKKIDIYHTQYIIPFFMPSWTKIVTHIHDVSFCAHKELIKKSDAFFLNILIPRAIKKSHAVVAVSQFTKDEIVRYYHCPQEKVCVIPNAVSMYCDPLLRAEDVRAKYHVPEMFIMALGTMQPRKNISFLIEVFVSLAQERGDVSLVLVGKKDHNFDLMIQRVLGSYPQVADRVIFTGYVSDAEKCCLYKMARVFAFPSIYEGFGIPILEAFSVGTPVVASDILPHREVAGEGALYCDPQSIDQWKKMLYDVLDNDKMRKDLQKGSQEQIIKFSWKESAQKLVSLYKSLCG from the coding sequence ATGAAAATCGCGATCGACATTCGTAATATTGGCAAAGGGCGCACCGGTGATGAAGTGGTGTTTTTTGAACTTGTGCGGCATCTCGCGCAGATCGATGCACAAAACGAGTATCATCTTTTGATCGATATGCGTGCAGATGATGCATTGCGTCGCATTGAAACGCAATTGGACATCACGGGCAAAGAGAATTTCCAATTGGTTCCATGTGGAACGGGTAACAAATTTGTCTGGAACGCGATTACAGCGTCGCGATATTGTCGCCGGAAGAAAATCGATATCTATCACACACAATATATCATTCCATTTTTTATGCCGTCATGGACAAAGATTGTGACGCATATCCATGATGTGTCATTTTGTGCCCATAAAGAATTGATCAAAAAGAGTGATGCTTTTTTCTTGAATATCCTAATCCCCCGCGCGATCAAAAAATCGCATGCGGTGGTCGCTGTGTCGCAATTTACTAAAGACGAGATCGTGCGATATTATCATTGTCCGCAGGAGAAGGTGTGTGTCATACCCAATGCGGTGAGTATGTACTGTGATCCGCTTTTGCGCGCAGAGGATGTGCGTGCAAAATATCATGTGCCGGAGATGTTTATCATGGCGCTTGGGACAATGCAACCGCGCAAAAATATTTCTTTTCTTATTGAAGTGTTTGTCTCTCTTGCACAGGAGCGTGGCGATGTGTCTTTGGTTTTGGTGGGTAAAAAAGATCACAATTTTGATCTGATGATCCAACGTGTGCTTGGGAGTTATCCACAGGTCGCAGATCGTGTGATTTTTACCGGATATGTGTCGGATGCGGAAAAATGTTGTTTGTACAAAATGGCACGTGTTTTCGCTTTCCCGTCAATTTACGAGGGTTTTGGCATCCCAATCCTTGAGGCTTTTTCTGTCGGGACGCCGGTTGTTGCCAGTGATATTTTGCCACATAGAGAGGTGGCGGGAGAGGGCGCTTTGTACTGTGATCCACAGAGTATTGACCAATGGAAAAAAATGTTGTATGATGTTTTGGATAATGATAAAATGCGGAAAGATTTACAAAAAGGATCACAAGAACAGATAATAAAATTTTCATGGAAAGAATCAGCTCAAAAACTCGTATCACTCTATAAGTCCCTTTGTGGATGA
- the lepB gene encoding signal peptidase I: MIEQKEQESMKDFIIEVVKMFFLALVIIVPVRMFLVQPFIVRGASMEPNFHEKEYLIINEFGYKNTPINILGKEIVTVKPHKDFDRLDVIVFRAPHDEKQFYIKRVVGLPGETVLVDNGDVTIINVEHPEGFTLSEGAYLPEGRKTNGSQKVVLKENEYYVLGDNRPASSDSRVFGPLNKDAIIGRVLLRAWPVSQITMF, from the coding sequence ATGATTGAACAAAAGGAGCAGGAAAGCATGAAAGATTTTATCATCGAAGTGGTCAAGATGTTTTTTTTGGCACTTGTGATCATTGTGCCGGTGCGCATGTTTCTCGTACAGCCGTTTATCGTGCGTGGAGCAAGTATGGAGCCGAATTTCCATGAAAAGGAATATTTGATCATCAATGAATTTGGTTATAAAAATACACCAATCAATATTTTGGGAAAAGAGATCGTGACGGTAAAGCCACATAAAGACTTTGATCGTTTGGATGTGATCGTCTTTCGCGCACCACACGATGAGAAACAATTTTATATCAAGCGCGTTGTAGGGTTGCCGGGTGAGACGGTTTTGGTTGATAATGGTGATGTAACAATTATTAATGTGGAACATCCGGAGGGATTTACTCTTTCTGAGGGAGCATATCTTCCGGAAGGACGAAAAACAAATGGTTCGCAGAAAGTCGTTTTGAAAGAAAATGAATATTATGTATTGGGAGATAATCGCCCGGCAAGTAGTGATTCGCGTGTTTTTGGTCCGCTTAATAAGGATGCAATAATCGGCAGAGTATTACTTCGCGCATGGCCGGTCAGCCAAATTACGATGTTTTAA
- a CDS encoding glycosyltransferase family 1 protein, with protein sequence MNIGINASFMRKPGTGIGQVTTHFLHELIRRSHTDRSFKNHKFFIYSEELIDMDFPKNFTCRHFLPHYYRRDDLFRRLLWEKFSLPCCAHRDKCDVLISLYQSATVIKYTDMRHIMVVHDVIPHIFAEYLDNMRKKIYWKYVEKGMYGSHKIIAVSEYTKIDLATRLNIKEQKITVAPIAVDPIFSNIVSQEEMDRVMDVYKLESKKYIYTGGGLELRKCADRTLRAYKMLRERIPDAPTLVISGKLMPELAPLIVDVEQIVYDLGLVDHVRIIGFVPQADLPALYKGAVCFVFPSLYEGFGMPVLEAMNIGTPVITSRDSSLSEVGGDAVVYAEHDDEALCEKMREVILDHTLQEMISAKEKEQAQKFSWQSFVEKIWETVTM encoded by the coding sequence ATGAATATTGGTATCAACGCATCGTTCATGCGAAAGCCCGGTACGGGCATTGGACAGGTGACGACGCATTTTCTTCATGAGCTCATTCGACGGTCACATACTGATCGATCGTTCAAAAATCATAAATTCTTCATCTATAGTGAAGAGCTGATCGATATGGATTTCCCCAAGAATTTTACGTGCAGACATTTCTTGCCACATTACTATCGACGGGATGATCTTTTCCGCAGACTGTTGTGGGAGAAATTTTCTTTACCGTGCTGTGCGCATCGGGATAAATGTGATGTGCTCATCAGTTTGTATCAGTCGGCGACTGTGATCAAGTACACGGACATGCGTCACATCATGGTGGTACATGATGTGATCCCGCATATTTTTGCAGAGTATTTGGACAATATGCGGAAGAAAATTTATTGGAAATATGTTGAAAAAGGGATGTATGGATCACATAAGATCATCGCTGTATCCGAGTATACAAAGATCGATCTTGCAACGCGACTCAATATCAAAGAACAAAAGATTACCGTTGCGCCAATTGCTGTGGATCCGATTTTTAGCAATATCGTGTCACAAGAAGAGATGGATCGTGTGATGGATGTATATAAACTTGAAAGTAAGAAGTACATATATACAGGTGGCGGTTTGGAGTTGCGCAAATGTGCGGATCGTACATTGCGTGCATACAAGATGTTGCGTGAACGGATACCTGATGCGCCGACCCTTGTCATTTCAGGAAAACTGATGCCGGAGCTTGCCCCGCTTATTGTTGATGTGGAACAAATCGTTTATGATCTGGGACTTGTGGATCACGTGCGCATCATCGGATTTGTACCGCAGGCAGATCTGCCGGCACTTTATAAAGGCGCAGTTTGTTTTGTCTTTCCGTCATTGTACGAAGGTTTTGGCATGCCGGTACTGGAGGCAATGAATATTGGCACACCGGTGATCACGTCAAGGGATTCCAGTTTGTCGGAAGTTGGTGGTGATGCGGTTGTGTATGCCGAGCATGATGATGAAGCGTTGTGTGAAAAAATGCGCGAGGTGATCCTCGATCACACATTACAAGAAATGATCAGTGCAAAAGAAAAAGAACAAGCACAAAAATTTTCTTGGCAATCTTTTGTTGAAAAGATTTGGGAAACGGTTACAATGTAG
- the hisS gene encoding histidine--tRNA ligase, whose amino-acid sequence MTRQVSAKKTVKKRETTKAEEQLVLQTVRGMRDILPGDQPYWQQIRKVLEKRSIEYGFSRIDTPLVEFENIFTRPIGEGTDIVDKEMYTFRTKGGDQVSLRPELTASICRAYIQHGMSILPKPIKLFSLGPVYRYDRPQEGRYREFYQTEFDIFGEIDPILDAQVMQIAHRVLKSLGINNVQFSVNSIGTVESRKEYLRLLKAYFRSKKAKLPTRFRDMIETNPLRIFDAKDDKCMQVCAGAPQAIDHLDKESRDHFKHLLEYLDELDLPYTIDPQLVRGLDYYTRTVFEIYANDGEGKRHALGGGGRFDGLIDLFGGESTPAIGFAFGIDRLIMEMKRVKAKKYQTPQPHVFMAQLGDLAKKKSLKLFAEIEQAGILVAESFGRGSLKTQLRHAGKLGVDLTLIIGQQEALDETVIVKNMMTGTQETVSQKKIVNFVKKNLKESAKLVKSR is encoded by the coding sequence ATGACTCGACAAGTATCGGCAAAAAAGACGGTAAAAAAACGCGAAACAACAAAGGCGGAAGAGCAATTGGTGTTGCAAACAGTGCGCGGCATGCGTGATATTTTGCCCGGAGACCAGCCATATTGGCAGCAAATCAGGAAAGTGTTGGAAAAGCGATCGATCGAGTACGGGTTTTCTCGTATTGATACGCCGTTGGTGGAGTTTGAAAACATTTTTACACGTCCGATCGGTGAGGGTACGGATATTGTCGATAAGGAGATGTACACATTTCGTACGAAGGGTGGAGATCAGGTGTCGTTGCGTCCGGAATTGACGGCGTCGATCTGTCGCGCATACATTCAGCACGGCATGTCTATTTTGCCAAAACCAATCAAGTTGTTTTCTCTGGGACCGGTATATCGATATGATCGACCGCAAGAGGGGCGATATCGTGAATTTTATCAAACAGAGTTTGATATTTTTGGAGAGATTGATCCGATCTTGGATGCACAGGTGATGCAAATCGCACACCGTGTTCTCAAGAGTCTTGGCATCAACAATGTGCAATTTAGTGTGAATTCTATCGGAACAGTAGAGTCACGCAAAGAATATTTGCGTTTGCTCAAGGCGTATTTTCGATCAAAAAAAGCCAAGCTTCCGACGCGATTTCGTGATATGATCGAAACAAATCCATTGCGCATTTTTGATGCAAAAGATGATAAATGTATGCAGGTATGTGCTGGTGCACCACAGGCGATTGATCATTTGGACAAAGAATCACGTGATCATTTCAAGCATTTATTGGAATATTTGGATGAACTGGATCTGCCATACACTATTGATCCGCAATTGGTGCGGGGGTTGGATTATTATACGCGAACAGTTTTCGAAATTTATGCAAATGACGGTGAAGGTAAGCGCCATGCTCTTGGGGGTGGCGGACGATTTGATGGTTTGATCGATTTGTTTGGTGGAGAATCGACGCCGGCAATTGGTTTTGCTTTTGGTATTGATCGATTAATCATGGAGATGAAACGTGTAAAAGCAAAAAAGTATCAAACGCCTCAGCCGCATGTCTTTATGGCGCAATTGGGTGATTTGGCAAAGAAAAAAAGCCTTAAATTGTTTGCAGAGATCGAACAGGCAGGCATTCTGGTTGCGGAAAGTTTTGGACGCGGCAGTCTCAAGACGCAATTGCGTCATGCGGGGAAATTGGGTGTGGATCTTACATTGATCATCGGGCAGCAGGAGGCATTGGACGAGACTGTCATTGTCAAAAATATGATGACAGGGACACAAGAGACGGTTTCTCAAAAGAAGATCGTTAATTTTGTCAAAAAGAATTTGAAAGAATCTGCAAAACTTGTAAAATCAAGGTAA
- a CDS encoding co-chaperone GroES has product MSTKITPLGENVLIKMATPETKTASGIFIPESVKNERSQKGTVIAVGESKKITVKKGQVVMFKKYGGEEITVDGVDHVIVKAEEIIAVVA; this is encoded by the coding sequence ATGAGTACGAAAATTACACCACTTGGTGAGAATGTTTTGATCAAAATGGCCACGCCAGAAACAAAAACAGCATCGGGAATTTTTATTCCGGAATCGGTAAAAAATGAACGATCGCAAAAAGGTACTGTAATTGCAGTGGGAGAAAGCAAAAAGATCACAGTAAAAAAAGGACAGGTTGTCATGTTCAAAAAATATGGTGGCGAAGAAATAACTGTTGATGGGGTGGATCATGTAATCGTGAAGGCAGAAGAAATCATCGCAGTTGTAGCATAA
- a CDS encoding histidine triad nucleotide-binding protein: MEDCIFCKIAHKDIPTKFLYESERVVAFRDTHPIAPVHVLVIPKRHIPSMNDVTKDNAELLGELLLVVQSVAKDLDIAQSGYKTLIRTGKHGGQEVPHIHVHLIGGARLSENIRPIA, translated from the coding sequence ATGGAAGACTGTATTTTTTGTAAAATTGCACATAAGGATATTCCCACAAAATTTTTGTATGAGTCGGAGCGTGTTGTGGCATTTCGGGATACTCATCCGATTGCGCCGGTGCATGTTTTGGTCATACCAAAAAGGCATATTCCTTCAATGAATGATGTGACCAAGGATAATGCGGAATTATTGGGGGAATTATTGCTTGTCGTACAAAGTGTTGCAAAAGATCTGGATATTGCACAAAGTGGATATAAAACACTTATCCGCACAGGGAAGCACGGTGGACAAGAAGTGCCCCATATCCATGTGCATCTCATTGGCGGTGCGCGACTATCGGAAAATATTCGTCCGATTGCGTAA
- a CDS encoding glycosyltransferase family 2 protein, producing the protein MKLIINMPAYNEAKSIGKTIRAIPRSFDGISEVLIQVVDDGSRDGTADAAREAGADIVVVHKTNRRLGIAFNSAVRSALENGADIMVNIDADGQFDPQQIGAMLKPILDGDADMTIGDRFKAGKANGIPLIKKVLNKFAAKLVGAFLNVEIHDLTCGFRAHNREALLRLNTVIGFTYTQETIIDAIGKNLKLTWVPVTVQYFEGRKSRVVLGVWNFVNNSAKIIIKAIRDVRPMKFFGIPGLFVVLLSVLVFILFLALYLPELQITPYRNYLLVSIVLFFVGMQFLVFALIADMIKTNRQLTEETMYRMRKQKYNFKVIL; encoded by the coding sequence ATGAAATTGATCATCAACATGCCGGCATACAACGAAGCAAAATCCATTGGCAAAACGATTCGCGCAATCCCCCGCTCTTTTGACGGCATTTCCGAGGTACTTATCCAAGTGGTCGATGACGGATCACGCGATGGCACGGCAGATGCCGCCAGAGAAGCCGGCGCAGATATTGTTGTCGTCCACAAGACCAACCGCCGTCTCGGCATTGCATTTAACTCCGCCGTACGCAGTGCACTGGAGAACGGCGCTGACATCATGGTCAACATTGACGCAGATGGTCAGTTCGATCCCCAACAGATCGGCGCCATGCTCAAACCAATTCTGGATGGAGATGCAGACATGACGATTGGCGATCGATTCAAAGCCGGTAAAGCAAACGGTATCCCTCTGATCAAAAAAGTTCTCAACAAATTCGCCGCAAAGCTTGTTGGCGCATTTCTCAATGTCGAGATCCACGATCTCACGTGTGGATTCCGCGCACATAATCGCGAAGCGCTCTTGCGACTCAATACTGTGATTGGCTTTACTTATACCCAAGAAACGATCATCGATGCCATCGGCAAAAATCTCAAACTCACATGGGTCCCCGTAACCGTCCAATATTTTGAAGGTCGCAAATCGCGCGTCGTTTTAGGTGTGTGGAATTTTGTCAACAACAGCGCAAAGATCATCATCAAAGCCATACGCGATGTGCGTCCGATGAAGTTTTTTGGCATCCCGGGACTTTTTGTCGTCCTTTTATCAGTGCTCGTGTTTATCTTATTCCTCGCGCTCTATCTCCCCGAACTCCAGATCACACCCTACCGCAACTATCTCCTCGTATCAATCGTACTGTTTTTTGTCGGAATGCAATTTCTCGTTTTTGCACTCATCGCCGATATGATCAAGACCAACCGCCAACTCACAGAGGAAACCATGTACCGTATGCGTAAACAAAAATATAACTTCAAAGTAATTTTATAA
- a CDS encoding S41 family peptidase: MNEEIIIGAEKDVKKQNKIIMRVMTIFVALFFSAIFFIFGYGVGRDHRVKDVPFDFATIENKTGEESVDFSLFWDVWDLVREKYVDHDNLKAQDMIYGAINGMLAATGDPYTVFLNPEDNAALNEELSGSFEGIGAEVGIKDSIVTIVAPLEDSPAQKAGLRAGDKIVEIEGQTTAEMTIDDAVKLMRGPKGTELHLKIFRVGDGNNTDTQDIVVVRDTIHLDSVRVDFLENDSIAHIKILQFGDDTIREFNQVVSDVMNKHVSGIIVDVRNDPGGILHTATVVASKFLPSNAVVVIEEDAQDKRTNLYTTGAHPFLDVPVVVLINEGSASASEILAGALRDNRSDVVLVGKKSFGKGSVQELIPTSDTTAAKITVAKWLTPKGDQINQKGITPDEVVEYTEEDYKNDRDPQLDKAIEIMKIKIQQTKR, from the coding sequence ATGAATGAAGAAATAATCATTGGGGCTGAAAAGGATGTAAAAAAACAAAACAAAATCATTATGCGTGTCATGACAATTTTTGTTGCGTTGTTTTTTTCTGCGATCTTTTTTATTTTTGGATATGGAGTTGGGCGTGATCATCGCGTGAAGGATGTGCCATTTGATTTTGCCACGATAGAAAATAAAACAGGCGAGGAAAGTGTTGATTTCTCGTTGTTTTGGGATGTGTGGGATCTTGTAAGGGAAAAATACGTCGATCATGACAATCTTAAAGCGCAAGATATGATCTATGGTGCGATCAACGGTATGCTTGCGGCAACAGGTGATCCGTACACAGTATTCCTCAATCCGGAAGATAATGCGGCACTTAATGAAGAATTAAGTGGTAGCTTTGAGGGCATTGGTGCGGAAGTGGGCATAAAGGATAGTATTGTGACGATTGTGGCACCGCTGGAAGATTCACCGGCACAAAAAGCGGGACTTCGCGCGGGAGATAAGATTGTGGAAATTGAGGGACAGACGACAGCGGAGATGACGATCGATGATGCGGTAAAACTGATGCGTGGACCAAAAGGTACAGAATTACATCTTAAAATTTTCCGCGTGGGTGATGGAAATAACACGGATACACAGGACATTGTTGTTGTGCGCGATACAATTCATCTCGACAGCGTGCGTGTGGATTTCTTGGAAAATGACAGTATTGCACATATCAAGATCTTGCAATTTGGGGATGATACGATCCGTGAGTTCAATCAGGTCGTTTCCGATGTGATGAATAAGCATGTGAGCGGCATCATTGTGGACGTGCGTAATGATCCCGGAGGAATTCTTCATACAGCTACGGTGGTTGCGAGCAAGTTTTTGCCAAGTAACGCCGTTGTGGTGATCGAGGAGGATGCACAGGACAAGCGTACCAATCTCTACACAACAGGGGCGCATCCTTTTTTGGATGTGCCGGTAGTCGTGCTTATCAATGAGGGGAGCGCAAGCGCATCGGAAATTTTAGCTGGAGCATTGCGTGATAATCGCAGTGATGTCGTTTTGGTTGGAAAGAAATCGTTTGGCAAAGGATCTGTTCAAGAGTTGATCCCGACAAGTGATACGACAGCGGCAAAGATCACTGTGGCAAAGTGGCTTACACCAAAGGGTGACCAAATAAATCAAAAGGGCATTACGCCTGATGAAGTAGTTGAATATACAGAAGAGGATTATAAGAATGATCGGGATCCGCAACTCGATAAGGCGATCGAGATCATGAAAATAAAAATTCAGCAAACAAAAAGGTAG